The proteins below are encoded in one region of Candidatus Thiodiazotropha sp. LNASS1:
- the phoB gene encoding phosphate regulon transcriptional regulator PhoB, which translates to MQCILMVEDEPEVREMIRFILEPKGYRVDEADNAQDARRLLSQRSYDLILMDWMLPGRSGLDLTRELRQMARSNTPPVILLTARSEESDKVKGLESGADDYITKPFSPREMLARIKAVLRRNRGDQTERGIEFAGLSIEPSLHIVAIDGTPLHLSPAEYRLLYFFMTHPDRVFSRTQILDQVWGVTASVDERTVDVHIRRLRKQLTPSGHHNFLQTVRSVGYRFSPGNFQLKRPSS; encoded by the coding sequence ATGCAATGCATACTGATGGTAGAAGATGAACCCGAGGTTCGGGAAATGATTCGATTTATCCTCGAACCCAAGGGATATCGGGTTGATGAAGCCGATAATGCCCAAGACGCCCGTCGCCTGTTATCCCAGCGAAGCTACGACCTGATCCTAATGGACTGGATGCTACCCGGCAGATCAGGACTCGACCTGACCAGAGAGCTGAGACAAATGGCCCGGTCAAATACACCCCCTGTCATTCTACTGACAGCCCGGTCTGAGGAATCGGACAAGGTTAAGGGCCTTGAAAGCGGAGCTGACGACTACATCACCAAGCCCTTTTCACCTAGAGAGATGTTGGCCCGCATCAAGGCTGTATTACGCAGAAACCGTGGCGATCAAACAGAGAGAGGGATCGAGTTTGCCGGCCTGAGTATCGAACCCAGCCTTCATATCGTCGCTATTGACGGCACCCCACTCCACCTCTCACCGGCTGAATATCGCTTACTCTACTTTTTCATGACTCACCCCGACCGAGTCTTTAGCCGAACCCAGATCCTGGATCAGGTTTGGGGTGTCACCGCCAGTGTGGATGAAAGAACGGTGGATGTGCATATAAGACGCCTGCGAAAGCAGCTCACTCCATCGGGACATCACAATTTTCTGCAAACCGTGCGCAGTGTGGGATATAGATTTTCACCCGGCAACTTTCAACTTAAACGGCCATCTTCGTGA
- a CDS encoding hemolysin family protein: MESYLILALLLVLSGVFSGSETALINLSMARAEALYREGRRGAQALYLLKKDPSRMLITILIGNNVVNIAASAMATVIATDYFGDTGPGIAVGVLTILILVFGEITPKSLATRFSERISLFIAPLIVGFMRLIYPLVWLFLQFTNWVQSSTKAMDDPLVTEHEVITLIEHGEEEGVIDTGEREMIERIFNFNDLKAEDVMTPRRQVFRIDGRRSLRDVLPGIMRENFSRIPLYKEDPDEIVSMVLVRDLIKNIVSGELDIPISDLGQEPLYTPSNTTIDELVRKLKLKSIHLAVVVDEHGAMIGVVSLEDMLEELVGEIYDETDEKPNDLMVLGGGKVLVQGTAELRVVEEYYDMDIPGKPTDTINRWLLKHTERIPEKDEKFELDGFEVRVQDASLRRIHQVVLRRIIATNQDDLTADVQDSS, from the coding sequence GTGGAAAGTTACCTTATTCTAGCGCTGCTGCTGGTGCTCTCTGGCGTTTTTTCTGGTTCAGAGACTGCCTTGATAAACCTGTCGATGGCTCGTGCGGAAGCCTTGTACAGAGAGGGCAGGAGGGGTGCTCAAGCCCTCTATCTGCTGAAAAAAGATCCGAGCCGCATGCTGATTACTATCCTGATCGGCAACAATGTGGTCAACATCGCGGCGTCTGCGATGGCAACGGTCATTGCAACCGACTATTTTGGTGACACCGGCCCCGGTATCGCCGTGGGTGTGTTGACCATCCTGATCCTGGTGTTCGGCGAGATAACGCCCAAGAGCCTGGCCACCCGTTTTTCAGAACGCATCTCGTTATTTATCGCCCCGCTGATCGTCGGTTTCATGCGCCTCATCTACCCGCTGGTGTGGCTGTTCTTGCAGTTTACAAACTGGGTGCAATCGTCGACCAAAGCCATGGATGATCCGCTGGTGACGGAGCACGAGGTAATTACCTTGATTGAGCATGGTGAGGAAGAGGGAGTCATCGATACCGGTGAGCGGGAGATGATTGAGCGCATCTTCAATTTCAATGATCTGAAGGCCGAGGATGTCATGACTCCCAGAAGACAGGTATTCCGCATTGACGGTCGGCGCTCGCTGCGTGATGTGTTGCCCGGGATCATGCGGGAGAACTTTTCACGCATTCCCCTCTACAAGGAGGATCCGGATGAGATCGTCAGCATGGTTCTGGTGCGTGATCTGATCAAGAATATCGTATCCGGTGAGTTGGACATCCCCATTTCCGACCTGGGCCAGGAACCCCTGTACACCCCATCCAATACAACGATTGATGAGCTGGTACGTAAGCTTAAGCTTAAAAGCATTCATCTTGCGGTGGTGGTTGATGAGCACGGTGCAATGATCGGCGTGGTTTCGTTAGAGGATATGTTGGAAGAGCTGGTGGGTGAGATATATGACGAGACTGATGAAAAACCCAATGATTTGATGGTCTTGGGGGGTGGCAAGGTGCTGGTGCAAGGTACCGCTGAACTACGCGTCGTTGAAGAGTATTACGATATGGATATCCCCGGTAAGCCAACCGATACCATCAATCGATGGTTGCTCAAGCACACGGAAAGGATCCCCGAAAAGGATGAGAAATTCGAATTGGACGGTTTTGAGGTGCGTGTTCAGGACGCATCCCTGCGACGCATACATCAAGTGGTTCTACGGCGGATAATCGCCACCAATCAGGATGATCTCACTGCAGATGTTCAGGACAGTTCCTGA